In Oceanobacillus sp. FSL K6-2867, one DNA window encodes the following:
- a CDS encoding biotin-dependent carboxyltransferase family protein: MSNTIIEVVKPGLATSVQDLGRTGFQAFGVVVSGAMDSFALQVGNMLVGNRRNAAGLEIVIMGPELRILEDTVLAICGADLSPKLDGEQFPGWKSVAVKKGQVITFGQPKDGAYAYIAVAGGIETPFVMGSRSTYTKAAIGGFKGRYLQKGDRLANGPSHLPLGSVSGKGLSSKFIPNYKNAEKIRVVLGPDQAAFPDNSIKQFLSASYKVSAKSDRMGYRLEGAELTHQHGADILSDAVMAGTIQVPANGQPIVLLADRQTTGGYTRIGTVISVDLPLVAQKYTGSELQFEAIGVEEAQMLYVKRERLLRCLSFETGVAG; the protein is encoded by the coding sequence ATGAGTAATACAATTATTGAAGTTGTAAAGCCAGGTTTAGCAACATCTGTGCAAGATCTTGGAAGAACTGGATTTCAGGCGTTTGGTGTTGTTGTCTCAGGAGCAATGGATAGCTTCGCATTACAGGTTGGAAATATGTTAGTAGGAAATCGGCGAAATGCAGCGGGATTGGAGATTGTGATCATGGGCCCTGAGCTCCGCATCCTTGAAGATACTGTACTAGCTATTTGTGGAGCAGATTTATCGCCTAAGCTAGATGGAGAACAGTTCCCAGGTTGGAAATCTGTTGCCGTCAAAAAAGGCCAAGTTATTACCTTTGGACAACCTAAAGACGGTGCCTATGCTTATATTGCTGTTGCAGGTGGTATAGAGACACCATTTGTTATGGGGAGCAGGTCTACCTATACCAAAGCTGCGATAGGTGGTTTTAAAGGACGATATTTGCAAAAAGGAGATCGTCTAGCTAATGGTCCATCTCATCTTCCATTGGGAAGTGTTTCTGGTAAAGGACTATCTTCCAAATTTATACCTAATTATAAAAATGCGGAAAAAATTCGTGTAGTTCTAGGTCCAGATCAAGCTGCCTTTCCAGACAATTCTATCAAGCAATTTCTTTCAGCAAGTTACAAAGTATCCGCGAAATCGGATCGAATGGGGTATCGTTTAGAAGGAGCAGAACTTACTCATCAGCATGGTGCAGATATTTTATCAGATGCAGTGATGGCTGGTACGATTCAAGTGCCTGCAAATGGTCAGCCTATTGTTCTGCTTGCTGATCGCCAAACAACTGGTGGATATACAAGGATTGGGACAGTTATTTCTGTTGATCTGCCGCTTGTAGCTCAGAAGTATACAGGAAGTGAGCTGCAATTTGAGGCAATCGGTGTGGAAGAAGCACAAATGCTTTATGTTAAGCGTGAGCGTTTGTTGCGATGTTTGAGTTTCGAGACAGGTGTTGCAGGATAG
- a CDS encoding putative hydro-lyase has protein sequence MVNDRNEKINEIRELIRKGEWTKPTTGLAPGYTQANLVILPKKYAYDFLLFCMRNPKTCPLIEVTDVGSSIPQKTAPDGDIKTDLPKYRIYRDGEFVEEVTDITSYWQDDFVSFLIGCSFTFEKPLLENGIPIRYIEEGRNVSMYKTNIACESAGIFQGPVVVSMRPMKPAEAIRATQITSRFPSVHGAPIHIGDPSLIGIDAIDKPDFGDAVTIHEGEVPVFWGCGVTPQAAVMASKPELVITHAPGHMFITDVKDDEHAVI, from the coding sequence GTGGTTAATGATCGTAATGAAAAGATAAATGAAATTCGAGAGTTAATTCGAAAAGGAGAATGGACAAAGCCGACGACAGGTCTTGCACCCGGTTATACACAGGCCAATCTTGTTATTTTACCGAAAAAATACGCATATGACTTTTTATTGTTCTGTATGCGAAACCCGAAAACTTGTCCGCTGATTGAGGTTACGGATGTTGGTTCGTCTATACCTCAAAAGACTGCGCCAGATGGAGATATTAAAACCGACCTTCCAAAATACCGCATTTATCGTGACGGAGAATTTGTTGAGGAAGTTACAGATATAACATCTTACTGGCAGGATGATTTTGTTTCCTTTCTTATCGGCTGCAGTTTTACATTTGAAAAACCGCTGCTTGAAAATGGTATTCCAATTCGCTATATTGAGGAAGGACGAAATGTATCCATGTATAAAACAAATATAGCCTGTGAATCAGCTGGTATTTTTCAGGGACCAGTAGTTGTTAGCATGCGTCCGATGAAGCCTGCAGAAGCAATTCGGGCGACACAAATTACATCTCGTTTTCCTTCTGTGCATGGAGCACCAATACACATTGGTGACCCAAGCTTAATTGGCATCGACGCAATAGATAAACCAGATTTTGGGGATGCTGTAACCATTCATGAAGGTGAAGTGCCTGTATTTTGGGGCTGTGGTGTAACCCCTCAGGCAGCTGTTATGGCAAGTAAGCCCGAATTAGTAATTACCCATGCACCTGGACATATGTTTATCACAGATGTCAAAGATGACGAACATGCAGTGATCTAG
- the panB gene encoding 3-methyl-2-oxobutanoate hydroxymethyltransferase yields MLNVIDLRKMKANKDKITMITAYDYPSAKHAEQSGIDMILVGDSLGMVVLGYDSTVQVKVDDMIHHGKAVRRGSPNTFTVVDMPFMSYHLSLEESMRNGARIFQETNAQAIKVEGATDEILILIKRLSEAGIPVVAHLGLTPQSVNVLGGFKVQGKEKAQAKQLLNDAKKVTEHGAVALVLECIPKELAGIITDSIEIPTIGIGAGVNCDGQVLVYHDVMEYGVDRLPKFVNPYSDFNTSGKEALTAYISDVKQGNFPADEHSFFIKDPHILPEIE; encoded by the coding sequence GTGCTAAATGTTATAGATCTTAGAAAGATGAAAGCGAATAAGGACAAAATTACAATGATTACAGCTTATGATTATCCTTCTGCTAAACATGCAGAACAATCTGGAATAGATATGATTCTTGTTGGGGATTCTTTAGGGATGGTGGTACTTGGTTATGATTCTACTGTTCAGGTTAAAGTAGATGATATGATCCATCATGGGAAAGCAGTGAGACGTGGTTCACCAAATACTTTCACTGTAGTTGATATGCCTTTTATGTCCTATCATCTCTCATTGGAAGAGTCCATGCGCAACGGTGCTAGAATTTTCCAAGAAACCAATGCTCAAGCAATAAAAGTCGAAGGGGCAACAGATGAAATTCTCATCTTAATCAAACGATTATCGGAAGCTGGAATACCAGTTGTAGCTCATTTAGGTTTGACTCCACAGTCTGTCAACGTACTTGGAGGATTCAAAGTTCAAGGGAAGGAAAAAGCTCAAGCGAAACAATTATTAAATGATGCAAAAAAAGTGACTGAGCACGGAGCAGTTGCTCTTGTGCTAGAGTGTATTCCTAAAGAACTAGCTGGAATAATTACAGATTCCATCGAAATTCCAACTATTGGTATTGGGGCAGGTGTGAATTGTGACGGCCAAGTTCTTGTCTATCATGACGTTATGGAATATGGTGTCGACCGGTTACCTAAATTTGTTAACCCTTATAGTGATTTTAATACAAGTGGAAAAGAAGCATTAACAGCCTATATATCGGACGTAAAGCAGGGAAATTTTCCTGCAGATGAACATTCTTTCTTTATAAAAGATCCACATATACTACCTGAAATAGAATAA
- the panC gene encoding pantoate--beta-alanine ligase yields MKVIRTIKEMKQLCKQYKEKQIGFVPTMGFLHDGHLSLMREATQENDLVVSSIFVNPLQFGPNDDYETYPRDEDRDTLLAEQAGVDILFIPAPSEMYPTPMMIKMGIEKRTNVLCGRSRPGHFNGVLTVLTKLFHIIFPDKVYFGLKDAQQVAVVDALIEDLNFSTELIGMPTVREADGLAKSSRNVNLKEDERKEAVWIYKSLQKGHQLIQNGEKDPKKVIDEVIKTLESNVSGKIDYAELLSYPSLEKVSTINQPVILATAVYYEQARLIDNLILNENGERIDRYIN; encoded by the coding sequence ATGAAAGTAATTCGTACTATAAAAGAGATGAAACAATTATGTAAACAGTATAAAGAGAAGCAGATTGGTTTTGTTCCCACAATGGGTTTTCTTCATGATGGACATCTTAGTTTAATGAGAGAAGCGACCCAAGAAAATGATCTCGTAGTTTCTAGTATCTTTGTTAATCCATTGCAATTTGGACCTAATGACGATTATGAAACTTATCCTAGAGATGAAGACAGAGATACACTTCTTGCTGAACAAGCAGGAGTCGACATTTTGTTTATCCCTGCACCTAGTGAAATGTACCCTACCCCAATGATGATAAAAATGGGAATTGAAAAACGGACAAATGTGCTATGTGGCCGCTCTCGTCCAGGGCATTTTAATGGAGTTCTTACAGTCTTAACAAAATTATTCCATATTATTTTTCCCGATAAAGTATATTTTGGCTTGAAAGATGCACAACAAGTAGCAGTAGTTGACGCGCTCATAGAAGATTTAAATTTTTCAACTGAGTTGATTGGTATGCCAACAGTCAGGGAAGCTGATGGACTAGCAAAAAGCAGCCGTAATGTTAACTTAAAGGAAGATGAAAGAAAAGAAGCCGTTTGGATTTACAAGTCCTTACAAAAAGGGCACCAATTAATTCAAAATGGAGAAAAAGATCCAAAAAAAGTAATCGATGAAGTTATAAAGACGTTGGAAAGTAATGTCTCTGGGAAAATTGACTATGCAGAATTGTTAAGTTACCCTTCATTAGAAAAGGTTTCAACCATTAACCAACCCGTGATTCTTGCTACTGCTGTTTATTATGAACAGGCGAGACTAATCGATAATCTAATCTTAAACGAAAATGGAGAACGAATTGATCGCTATATTAACTAG
- the panD gene encoding aspartate 1-decarboxylase: MFRTMMKSKIHRARVTEADLNYIGSVTIDQDILDQVSILPHEKVQIVNNNNGARLETYVISGERGSGVICLNGAAARLVQKDDIVIIVSYALVSEDELKSHQPIVAVMNENNEIIELLEQEPPLTKLEI; encoded by the coding sequence ATGTTTCGTACGATGATGAAAAGTAAAATTCACCGTGCACGTGTGACAGAAGCCGATTTGAATTATATAGGCAGTGTTACGATTGATCAGGATATATTAGATCAAGTAAGTATTCTGCCTCATGAAAAAGTACAGATAGTCAACAACAATAATGGAGCACGTCTTGAAACTTACGTAATTTCTGGTGAGCGAGGATCAGGTGTTATTTGTTTGAATGGAGCTGCAGCCAGGCTTGTTCAAAAAGATGATATCGTTATTATTGTTTCGTATGCACTTGTGTCTGAAGATGAGCTGAAATCCCATCAACCAATCGTTGCTGTTATGAATGAAAATAATGAAATAATAGAGTTACTAGAGCAGGAACCACCATTGACGAAGTTAGAAATCTAA
- a CDS encoding 2-dehydropantoate 2-reductase translates to MRILIIGSGAMGSLFAGKLKQNGVDVTIFNRLNNHVKAIQKDGLTIVDAKGNTSAIKLPIVTNPDDLSGKYDLILVLIKTFATEIVLESLLLSIHSNAPILTLQNGIGNKETIHKLTTENEVFTGGTWAGASIDKPGVILHRAVGTTFIGSDQPDKHKDLLHEIAAIFTRSGLKTEVSINVQSIIWSKLLVNIAYNGLTAITRLRNGDTILPHEGRSIVEKLVDEAIQITKVKGIPLLYSDPAAECVRIGHEEIGMNISSMLSDILNQRKTEIEAINGAVVKEGERYGISTPYNDMILNLVKVIENSYSRIVR, encoded by the coding sequence ATGAGAATATTAATTATTGGATCGGGTGCCATGGGGAGTTTATTTGCGGGAAAGCTCAAGCAAAACGGAGTAGATGTAACAATATTTAATCGGCTTAATAATCATGTAAAAGCAATACAGAAAGATGGATTAACAATTGTTGATGCTAAGGGGAATACTTCTGCCATCAAGCTTCCCATTGTTACCAATCCTGATGATTTATCAGGGAAGTATGATCTCATCCTTGTTTTAATTAAAACCTTTGCAACTGAAATTGTATTAGAGAGTCTGCTGCTGTCCATTCATAGTAATGCACCGATTCTTACGTTACAAAATGGGATTGGAAATAAAGAAACAATCCATAAACTCACAACTGAAAATGAAGTCTTTACAGGTGGTACATGGGCGGGTGCGAGTATAGATAAACCTGGGGTAATCTTGCATCGCGCTGTGGGAACAACGTTTATTGGTTCCGATCAACCGGATAAACACAAAGATTTGCTTCATGAGATTGCAGCGATTTTTACTAGGAGCGGTTTAAAAACAGAGGTATCTATAAATGTTCAGTCCATTATATGGAGCAAATTACTTGTAAATATAGCGTACAACGGTTTAACTGCAATTACTAGACTCAGAAATGGCGATACAATCCTTCCCCATGAAGGGAGAAGCATTGTAGAAAAGTTAGTTGATGAAGCAATTCAAATTACAAAAGTAAAGGGAATCCCCTTACTTTATTCGGATCCCGCTGCAGAATGTGTTCGAATTGGACATGAAGAAATTGGTATGAATATCTCATCTATGTTATCGGATATCCTTAATCAAAGGAAAACAGAAATAGAGGCAATTAATGGAGCGGTTGTAAAAGAAGGGGAGCGCTACGGAATCTCAACTCCCTATAATGACATGATCTTGAATCTAGTAAAAGTCATTGAAAATAGTTATTCTAGAATTGTTCGTTAA
- a CDS encoding TetR/AcrR family transcriptional regulator, whose amino-acid sequence MSLRERKIAKKKEEILRSAVRILAEKGYQGTTMEDIAANLLMTKGAVYYYFRDKQDLLYQSHQMLLNRSIENVKYIQQQDISIEEKLKQSMVVHIEHVIHEQSGFELMLKPEQFFSEERQKKMRELQAKYTHCFDELIQEGIQMQVFRTLDKKIARNILFGAMNWVTQWYATDGKKEKREIAAVIADYLMLMLLKNN is encoded by the coding sequence ATGTCTTTACGTGAGAGAAAGATAGCAAAGAAAAAAGAAGAGATTTTACGTTCTGCGGTTCGTATTTTAGCAGAAAAAGGCTACCAGGGAACGACAATGGAAGATATCGCCGCAAACCTCCTCATGACGAAGGGTGCTGTTTATTATTATTTTAGAGATAAGCAGGACCTGCTCTATCAAAGTCACCAAATGCTGCTTAATCGCAGTATTGAAAATGTGAAATATATCCAGCAACAAGACATATCTATAGAAGAGAAGTTGAAACAATCCATGGTTGTTCACATTGAGCATGTTATTCATGAACAGTCGGGATTTGAACTTATGTTGAAGCCAGAACAATTTTTCTCAGAAGAACGGCAGAAAAAAATGCGCGAACTTCAGGCAAAGTATACCCATTGTTTTGACGAATTAATTCAAGAAGGGATTCAGATGCAAGTATTTCGGACCTTAGACAAGAAGATTGCTCGAAATATTCTTTTTGGCGCGATGAATTGGGTGACACAATGGTATGCCACTGATGGAAAAAAAGAAAAAAGAGAAATTGCTGCAGTTATTGCAGATTACTTAATGCTTATGCTGCTAAAAAATAATTAA
- a CDS encoding 3-hydroxyacyl-CoA dehydrogenase, translated as MKLVSTVTVITGGASGLGEATTRKIIENGGKAAILDLNEERGKSLAEELGASCIFVRTDVTDEKSVESALNEVSNRFGKVNVAVNCAGIAIAEKTYGGRGVHDLAAFTKVIQINLIGTFNVIRLAAERMGSNEPNEHDERGVIINTASVAAFEGQIGQAAYSASKAGVAGMTLPIARDLAQHGIRVMSLAPGLFLTPMFETLPEKARVELGKMTPFPSRLGKPSEYAQLVQSIIENPMLNGETIRLDGAIRMQPK; from the coding sequence ATGAAACTAGTAAGTACTGTAACCGTGATTACAGGAGGAGCATCGGGACTAGGCGAGGCGACAACTAGAAAAATAATTGAAAATGGTGGAAAAGCAGCCATTCTTGATTTAAACGAAGAGAGAGGAAAGAGTCTTGCAGAAGAGCTAGGTGCCAGTTGCATATTTGTTCGGACAGATGTTACAGATGAAAAAAGTGTAGAGAGTGCATTAAATGAAGTGTCGAATCGGTTTGGAAAAGTGAATGTTGCTGTCAATTGTGCTGGAATTGCAATCGCTGAAAAAACCTATGGAGGAAGAGGCGTACATGATTTAGCTGCATTTACTAAAGTTATTCAGATCAATTTGATTGGAACGTTTAATGTTATTCGCTTAGCTGCAGAGCGGATGGGTTCCAATGAACCGAATGAGCATGATGAACGTGGCGTAATCATCAATACAGCTTCAGTTGCTGCGTTTGAAGGGCAGATTGGACAGGCTGCATATAGCGCCTCTAAAGCTGGTGTTGCAGGCATGACACTACCGATTGCAAGGGACCTTGCACAACATGGAATTCGAGTGATGTCACTCGCTCCAGGTCTTTTTCTAACACCAATGTTTGAAACTTTACCCGAAAAAGCAAGAGTGGAACTTGGTAAGATGACGCCATTCCCATCACGCTTAGGTAAACCTAGTGAGTATGCGCAATTAGTGCAGAGTATTATCGAAAATCCAATGTTAAATGGAGAGACAATTCGGCTTGATGGTGCGATCCGGATGCAACCGAAATAA